The following are from one region of the Bradyrhizobium sediminis genome:
- a CDS encoding DUF2189 domain-containing protein, translated as MANYPGNVTQLAQPAPDSAAAPIIRKIGLSDLHRVLQLGWEDFKAIPSHAIMLCLIYPVLGLVLARTVLGYSVLPLLFPLAAGFALLGPFAALGLYELSRRRERGEPASAFDAIDVFRSPSFGAMLGLGTLLLALFVTWVATAQAIYVAAFGYETAAGMPDFAGRVLTTPQGWWLIVVGCGTGFLFALVALCVSVVSFPLMLDRHAGVGDAMVTSLRAVARNPVPMAAWGLIVAVLLVAGSLPLFLGLAVVIPLLGHATWHLYRQVIAPELNPQPLPPRPHRERRPAADFPANLFPWRRKTDA; from the coding sequence ATGGCCAACTATCCTGGGAATGTCACTCAACTCGCTCAACCCGCGCCAGACAGCGCGGCAGCTCCGATCATACGGAAGATCGGGCTTTCCGATCTGCACCGGGTCCTGCAACTCGGCTGGGAGGACTTCAAAGCCATACCCAGCCACGCCATCATGCTCTGCCTGATCTATCCCGTGCTCGGGCTGGTGCTGGCGCGCACGGTGCTGGGTTATTCGGTATTGCCGCTGCTGTTTCCGTTGGCGGCGGGCTTCGCCCTGCTCGGCCCGTTCGCGGCACTCGGCCTCTATGAATTGAGCCGGCGCCGCGAGCGAGGCGAACCTGCCTCCGCATTTGACGCCATCGACGTGTTCCGCTCGCCGTCGTTCGGCGCCATGCTCGGGCTCGGCACGCTGCTGCTGGCGCTGTTCGTGACCTGGGTAGCGACCGCACAGGCGATCTATGTCGCGGCGTTCGGGTACGAAACGGCGGCCGGAATGCCCGACTTTGCCGGACGCGTTCTGACCACGCCGCAGGGCTGGTGGCTGATCGTGGTCGGCTGCGGCACCGGCTTCCTGTTTGCGCTGGTGGCGCTGTGCGTCAGCGTGGTTTCGTTCCCGCTGATGCTCGACCGTCACGCCGGCGTCGGCGACGCCATGGTGACCTCGCTCCGCGCGGTGGCACGCAACCCGGTGCCGATGGCGGCATGGGGATTGATCGTCGCAGTGCTGCTGGTCGCGGGATCGCTGCCGCTGTTCCTCGGGCTTGCCGTCGTCATCCCGCTGCTCGGCCACGCCACCTGGCATCTCTATCGCCAGGTGATTGCGCCCGAACTCAATCCGCAACCGCTGCCCCCCCGGCCGCATCGCGAGCGGCGTCCGGCTGCGGATTTTCCGGCCAACCTGTTCCCGTGGCGGCGCAAGACCGACGCGTAA
- a CDS encoding DUF3597 domain-containing protein, whose product MSIFGKIMSAIFGTKADATPGAGGAAAGTASGGAAPAATVDVAPILDAAVKAKGEKLEWRTSIVDLMKALDIDSSFTARKELAKELGYTGDSNDSASMNIWLHKQVMTKFAANGGKLPPEIKH is encoded by the coding sequence ATGAGCATTTTCGGAAAAATCATGAGCGCGATCTTCGGCACCAAGGCCGACGCGACCCCGGGAGCCGGCGGCGCAGCGGCAGGCACCGCATCGGGCGGAGCGGCGCCCGCGGCCACCGTCGATGTCGCGCCGATTCTCGACGCGGCGGTGAAGGCCAAGGGCGAAAAGCTCGAATGGCGCACCTCGATCGTCGATCTGATGAAGGCGCTCGATATCGATTCCAGCTTCACCGCGCGCAAGGAGCTTGCCAAAGAGCTCGGTTACACCGGCGACAGCAATGATTCCGCGAGCATGAACATCTGGCTGCACAAGCAGGTGATGACGAAATTCGCCGCCAACGGCGGCAAGCTGCCGCCGGAGATCAAGCACTAG